The Providencia rettgeri genome includes a window with the following:
- the ureB gene encoding Urease subunit beta — translation MIPGEIKVNHALGDIELNAGRETQTIQVANHGDRPIQIGSHYHFYEVNDALKFERVGTLGFRLNIPAGMAVRFEPGQSRTVELVAFSGKREIYGFHGKVMGKLESEN, via the coding sequence ATGATCCCCGGTGAAATTAAAGTCAACCACGCTTTAGGCGATATCGAACTCAATGCAGGTCGAGAAACCCAAACAATACAAGTTGCCAACCATGGTGACCGCCCGATTCAAATTGGCTCTCACTATCATTTTTATGAAGTCAACGACGCCCTAAAATTTGAGCGCGTAGGCACACTGGGTTTTCGTTTGAATATCCCAGCGGGTATGGCGGTGCGTTTTGAACCTGGACAAAGTCGTACGGTTGAACTCGTCGCTTTTAGCGGCAAACGAGAAATTTATGGTTTCCATGGCAAAGTCATGGGCAAGTTAGAGAGTGAGAATTAA
- the ureA gene encoding Urease subunit gamma gives MELTPREKDKLLLFTAGLVAERRLARGLKLNYPEAVALISCAIMEGARDGKTVAQLMSEGRTVLTAEQVMEGVPEMIKDIQVECTFPDGTKLVSIHDPIV, from the coding sequence ATGGAATTAACCCCCAGAGAAAAAGATAAATTATTGCTTTTTACGGCAGGCCTCGTTGCTGAAAGGCGTTTAGCCCGTGGATTAAAGCTCAATTACCCTGAGGCGGTCGCATTGATCAGTTGTGCGATTATGGAAGGCGCCCGTGATGGCAAGACGGTTGCCCAATTAATGAGCGAAGGCCGAACCGTGTTAACCGCAGAGCAGGTAATGGAAGGCGTGCCAGAAATGATCAAAGACATCCAAGTGGAATGTACATTTCCTGATGGCACAAAACTGGTTTCTATTCACGACCCGATTGTATAG
- the ureF gene encoding Urease accessory protein UreF, with the protein MLADLRLYQLVSPSLPVGSFTYSQGLEWAIEKGWVTTPDTLAGWLTAQMTHAIATLELPVLRQIHTSLSLGDIEAVKYWCEFMIASRETKELRQEERQRGIAFARLLPQLGIELDANLQTCVKQTQLIAFALAAVNWQIDVEKLCTAYAWGWLENTVMSGVKLIPLGQSAGQNILFTLAERIPEVVTQSAIWPIDDIGSFTPAQIIASSRHETQYTRLFRS; encoded by the coding sequence ATGTTAGCAGATCTGCGCTTATATCAGTTAGTTAGCCCTTCTTTGCCTGTTGGGTCATTTACCTATTCACAAGGCCTAGAATGGGCGATTGAAAAAGGCTGGGTAACGACACCTGATACCCTTGCTGGCTGGCTAACCGCACAAATGACCCATGCGATTGCGACATTAGAGCTTCCTGTTTTACGGCAAATTCATACTTCCCTTTCCCTTGGTGATATTGAAGCGGTGAAATATTGGTGTGAATTTATGATTGCCAGCCGTGAAACCAAAGAGTTGCGTCAAGAAGAGCGGCAACGAGGAATTGCTTTTGCCCGACTACTTCCTCAGCTAGGTATTGAACTGGATGCTAACCTGCAAACCTGTGTGAAACAAACCCAGCTAATAGCCTTCGCCCTCGCCGCAGTAAACTGGCAGATTGACGTTGAAAAATTGTGCACCGCGTATGCATGGGGTTGGCTAGAAAACACGGTGATGTCCGGTGTTAAGCTTATCCCTTTAGGGCAAAGCGCAGGGCAAAATATTTTATTTACCCTTGCTGAGCGCATACCCGAAGTGGTTACGCAATCGGCAATCTGGCCAATAGACGATATTGGCAGTTTTACACCTGCACAAATTATTGCCAGTAGTCGGCATGAAACCCAATACACACGACTTTTTCGTTCATGA
- the ureD_1 gene encoding Urease accessory protein UreD produces MSDFSGSGWLAEIFLRYELKRGVTRLTEKQHIGPLMVQRPFYPEQGIAHTYLLHPPGGVVGGDKLLINIDVQPHAHALLTTPGATKFYRSAGGVARQVQSLTVGPNGFLEWLPQENIFFPEAQVRLETHVRIASSSKFIGWEIQCLGRPVLNEQFDNGDIRGRLQFYIDDKLTLAESIFIEGSQKTISRHA; encoded by the coding sequence ATGTCTGATTTTTCAGGATCAGGCTGGTTAGCTGAAATTTTTTTACGATATGAACTAAAACGTGGCGTCACCCGCTTAACGGAAAAACAACATATCGGCCCTTTAATGGTTCAGCGGCCATTCTACCCCGAGCAAGGCATTGCACACACGTATTTACTTCATCCACCCGGTGGCGTTGTCGGGGGGGATAAACTCCTTATCAATATTGATGTTCAACCACATGCCCATGCGTTATTGACCACGCCTGGTGCAACAAAATTTTATCGTAGTGCGGGCGGCGTTGCACGACAAGTACAAAGCTTAACCGTCGGGCCCAATGGGTTCTTAGAATGGTTACCTCAAGAAAACATTTTTTTCCCTGAGGCTCAAGTTCGCTTAGAGACTCATGTTCGAATCGCAAGTTCCTCAAAGTTTATCGGCTGGGAAATCCAATGTTTAGGCCGACCCGTATTAAACGAGCAATTCGACAACGGGGATATTCGGGGCCGCTTGCAGTTTTATATTGATGACAAACTCACCTTGGCGGAATCCATATTTATCGAGGGTTCACAAAAAACAATCAGCCGTCATGCGTGA
- the ureC_2 gene encoding Urease subunit alpha, with translation MFGALGKAKYHTSMIFMSKAGIEAGVPEKLGLQSQIGRVEGCRNISKASMVHNSYVPHIELDPQTYIVKADGIPLVCEPATELPMAQRYFLF, from the coding sequence ATGTTTGGAGCGTTAGGTAAAGCAAAATACCATACCTCGATGATTTTTATGTCAAAAGCCGGTATTGAAGCAGGTGTTCCTGAAAAATTAGGCCTACAGAGCCAAATAGGCCGAGTTGAAGGCTGCCGAAACATTAGCAAAGCCTCAATGGTTCACAACAGTTATGTGCCACACATCGAACTTGATCCACAAACCTATATCGTCAAAGCCGATGGCATCCCACTGGTGTGTGAACCAGCGACTGAGTTACCGATGGCACAACGTTACTTTTTATTCTGA
- the hypE gene encoding Hydrogenase isoenzymes formation protein hypE, with protein MSRNANNVVTMAHGSGGQAMQQLIEQLFLQAFANQALNEREDQARLALAEMTVLGDRLAFSTDSYVIDPIFFPGGNIGKLAVCGTVNDVAVSGAIPKYLSCGFILEEGFPLSELTSIVESMAATAAAAGVDIVTGDTKVVQRGAADKIFINTAGIGVIPSNIQWGAQHIQAGDKVIVSGTLGDHGATILNLREQLGLEAELCSDCAVLTPLIAPLREIDGVRALRDATRGGVTAILHEFAQASGCGIAVNEGDLPISSAVRGVCELLGLEPLNFANEGKLVIVVKPEAENAVIAALHQHPLGKNATTIGCVTEQKQVKLVGIFGTSRLLDLPHSEPLPRIC; from the coding sequence ATGAGTCGTAATGCTAACAATGTAGTGACGATGGCTCACGGAAGTGGTGGGCAGGCGATGCAGCAATTGATTGAACAACTGTTCTTACAGGCATTTGCTAACCAAGCGCTGAATGAGCGGGAAGACCAAGCTCGGCTAGCATTGGCAGAAATGACCGTATTAGGCGATCGTTTGGCATTCAGTACCGATAGCTATGTCATCGACCCGATTTTTTTCCCCGGAGGCAATATTGGTAAATTAGCCGTTTGCGGCACAGTGAATGACGTCGCAGTCAGTGGTGCTATTCCCAAATACCTTTCTTGTGGTTTTATTTTGGAAGAAGGCTTTCCGCTTTCTGAGCTTACCTCAATTGTGGAATCCATGGCGGCAACGGCAGCAGCAGCGGGAGTGGATATTGTGACAGGCGATACCAAAGTCGTGCAGCGCGGGGCAGCAGACAAAATTTTTATCAATACGGCCGGTATTGGTGTGATCCCGAGCAATATCCAGTGGGGAGCGCAGCATATTCAAGCGGGGGATAAAGTGATTGTTAGTGGTACGCTGGGGGACCACGGCGCCACTATTTTAAACCTACGCGAACAACTCGGGTTAGAAGCGGAGCTTTGCAGTGATTGTGCAGTATTAACGCCATTGATAGCACCGCTACGTGAAATTGACGGCGTTCGGGCATTACGAGACGCAACTCGTGGTGGCGTAACGGCAATCCTACATGAATTTGCCCAAGCCAGCGGCTGTGGAATTGCGGTTAATGAAGGCGATTTACCTATCTCTTCTGCGGTTAGGGGGGTGTGTGAGCTATTGGGTTTAGAGCCGTTAAACTTTGCGAATGAAGGTAAATTAGTGATTGTGGTGAAACCTGAAGCGGAAAATGCAGTGATTGCTGCACTACACCAACACCCATTAGGGAAAAATGCAACTACCATTGGCTGTGTGACTGAGCAAAAACAAGTCAAATTGGTTGGGATCTTCGGTACATCAAGGTTATTAGATTTACCCCACAGTGAGCCTTTACCCCGTATTTGTTAA
- the ureR gene encoding Urease operon transcriptional activator: MVLKAFYIENAMIAMLTGAKGNVVINGQSIEIETDVTLIIPKYSQVSCNIVCNTVNQPLELHTLSMSEEELQSVFLLLKTLMKSGAPLTSHQPIYHVSPPETVRDNFSLLKQCLPLKKQSESQEALLMKQSLYFILMAVYQEGIDILNLFRFNYDEPKNQAITHLITQEPQKKWHLDDVAKALFTTPSTLRRHLNREGVSFRQLLLDVRMGMALNYLTFSNYSVFQISHRCGFGSNAYFCDVFKRKYNMTPSQFRLQSRQSNDPNFITNLSLHSNPIEFDKEIDE; the protein is encoded by the coding sequence ATGGTGTTAAAAGCGTTTTATATTGAAAACGCGATGATAGCCATGCTAACTGGCGCGAAAGGAAATGTCGTGATCAACGGTCAATCCATTGAAATTGAAACCGATGTCACCTTAATTATTCCTAAATACAGTCAAGTTTCTTGCAATATTGTGTGTAACACCGTGAATCAGCCGCTTGAATTACACACCTTGTCGATGTCAGAAGAAGAATTACAATCGGTATTTTTATTACTAAAAACATTGATGAAGTCGGGTGCGCCACTGACTAGCCACCAACCCATTTACCATGTTTCTCCCCCTGAAACGGTGAGAGATAACTTTAGTTTATTAAAACAATGCTTACCATTAAAAAAACAGAGTGAATCCCAAGAAGCATTGTTAATGAAACAGAGCCTATATTTTATTTTAATGGCGGTATATCAAGAAGGTATCGATATTCTTAACCTGTTTCGTTTTAATTATGATGAACCGAAAAACCAAGCAATTACCCATTTGATAACCCAAGAACCGCAAAAAAAATGGCATTTAGACGATGTCGCAAAAGCGTTATTTACGACACCTTCAACTTTGCGTCGCCATTTGAACCGTGAAGGGGTGTCATTTCGTCAATTACTGCTAGATGTTCGAATGGGAATGGCGTTGAATTATTTAACATTTTCGAATTATTCTGTTTTTCAAATTAGTCATCGTTGCGGTTTTGGCAGTAATGCCTATTTTTGCGATGTCTTTAAGCGAAAATACAATATGACGCCTTCTCAATTTCGGTTGCAATCAAGGCAGTCGAACGACCCGAATTTTATTACCAATTTGTCCTTGCACTCTAACCCAATTGAATTTGACAAAGAAATTGATGAGTAG
- the ureD_2 gene encoding Urease accessory protein UreD, which yields MREFPMVGSLYIYPASDELKAELHESLAVFFSTEVRPLEYGLTDVDGILVLRLLGSQTEPMMACFAHIWQATRQYWLGYYPDPPRIWAT from the coding sequence ATGCGTGAATTTCCTATGGTAGGTTCCTTGTATATCTACCCCGCCAGCGATGAATTAAAAGCTGAACTTCACGAGAGTTTGGCCGTGTTTTTCTCTACGGAAGTGAGGCCGCTTGAGTATGGACTGACTGATGTAGACGGTATTTTAGTATTGCGGTTATTAGGTTCTCAAACCGAGCCCATGATGGCTTGCTTCGCCCATATTTGGCAGGCAACAAGACAATACTGGTTAGGTTATTACCCTGATCCGCCGCGTATTTGGGCAACTTAA
- a CDS encoding urease accessory protein UreE, whose product MFHCKLKRAGAVIFMTMWLDDMARGLGATVSVGLEKYQPEPGAYGGSSGGHHHHHGHDDDHH is encoded by the coding sequence ATGTTCCATTGCAAATTGAAGCGGGCTGGTGCCGTTATTTTCATGACCATGTGGCTAGATGATATGGCACGTGGATTAGGTGCTACCGTCAGTGTCGGTTTAGAAAAGTACCAACCAGAACCAGGTGCCTATGGCGGCTCATCAGGTGGTCATCACCACCATCACGGCCACGATGATGACCACCACTAA
- the ureE gene encoding Urease accessory protein UreE, which produces MKKFIKVIAPQPHSPTALTLCLTMDERTKSRLKVTLSDGQEAGLFLPRGTILKEGDVLSTEDGELVTIEAAKEQVSTVYSDDALLLARVCYHLGNRHVPLQIEAGWCRYFHDHVAR; this is translated from the coding sequence ATGAAAAAATTTATTAAAGTGATTGCTCCACAACCGCATTCACCAACCGCGTTAACCCTGTGCTTAACCATGGATGAGCGCACCAAAAGCCGTTTAAAAGTCACTTTAAGCGATGGGCAAGAAGCGGGGCTATTTTTGCCGCGCGGAACCATCCTGAAGGAAGGCGATGTTTTATCCACTGAAGACGGCGAGTTAGTCACCATCGAAGCCGCGAAAGAGCAAGTTTCTACGGTTTACAGTGATGACGCTCTGTTGCTTGCTCGCGTTTGCTATCACTTAGGTAACCGCCATGTTCCATTGCAAATTGAAGCGGGCTGGTGCCGTTATTTTCATGACCATGTGGCTAGATGA
- the ureG gene encoding Urease accessory protein UreG: MQEYNQPLRIGVGGPVGSGKTALLEVLCKAMRDTYQIAVVTNDIYTQEDAKILTRAEALDADRIIGVETGGCPHTAIREDASMNLAAVEELAMRHKNLDIVFVESGGDNLSATFSPELADLTIYVIDVAEGEKIPRKGGPGITHSDLLVINKIDLAPYVGASLEVMEADTARMRPVKPYVFTNLKKKVGLETIIDFIIDKGMLRR, encoded by the coding sequence ATGCAAGAATATAATCAACCCTTAAGAATTGGTGTCGGTGGGCCAGTCGGCTCAGGAAAAACCGCATTATTAGAAGTATTATGTAAAGCCATGCGCGACACTTACCAAATTGCCGTTGTCACCAATGATATTTACACCCAAGAAGATGCCAAAATTTTAACCCGTGCCGAAGCATTAGATGCAGATCGCATTATTGGTGTTGAAACTGGTGGCTGCCCTCATACCGCTATTCGTGAAGATGCATCAATGAATTTAGCGGCAGTTGAAGAGTTAGCCATGCGCCATAAAAACCTTGATATCGTGTTTGTGGAAAGCGGCGGTGATAACCTCAGCGCGACGTTTAGCCCAGAACTGGCAGACTTAACTATTTATGTTATCGATGTTGCAGAAGGCGAAAAAATCCCACGTAAAGGCGGCCCGGGGATCACCCATTCCGATTTATTGGTGATTAACAAAATTGACCTTGCCCCCTATGTCGGCGCTTCATTAGAGGTGATGGAAGCCGATACCGCAAGAATGCGCCCAGTAAAGCCCTATGTGTTTACTAACTTAAAGAAAAAAGTCGGCTTAGAAACTATTATCGATTTTATTATTGATAAAGGTATGTTAAGACGTTAA
- the appA gene encoding Oligopeptide-binding protein AppA precursor — protein sequence MIKNIVAAMCLMGLTLQAQAAELAQSQTLRLAIGSEPTEGFDPMLGWSHGSYLLLHSPLLKQKTDLSWHSYMLESYQHNADGKQWTLKLKKGLKFSDGSPLTAKDVVFTYNNAAASGGKVDMGNFAKAEEIDPLTVKITLSSPQSTFINVLGSLGIVCADKYDAKTYAHNPIGAGPYRLVAFQPGQQLIVEQNPYYAGPKNDFGKMVFVFLDEDAAFAAAQSNQLEIVRIPAAVAANANDVKNMKLVERYSVENRGISFPIPPAGEKDAQGNPIGNDITSDVAVRKAINYALDRKLLAESVLEGFAVPAYTGVAGLPWNSPDSAFKDGDLEKAKSILEDAGWKLNKEGLREKNGKVAKLTLWYASGDTTRRDLAQAIRSSLKPIGIEMDLKSGSWETVELHMHANPTLFGWGSLDPMEIVHNYSSKAAGVGFYNPGYYKNAAVDEVIEKALAQADQGAAIPLWQQVDWNGSTGVGIKGDAPWAWLMNLQHIYLLNNCVDLGTSAPEIHGSWSVLNNVDEWAWTCQ from the coding sequence ATGATTAAAAATATCGTTGCCGCAATGTGCTTGATGGGGCTCACACTGCAAGCACAGGCGGCAGAACTGGCTCAATCACAAACTTTACGTTTAGCGATTGGCTCAGAGCCAACAGAGGGTTTTGACCCCATGCTCGGGTGGAGCCACGGCAGCTACCTACTGTTGCATAGCCCATTACTGAAACAAAAAACTGACCTTTCATGGCATAGCTATATGCTTGAAAGTTATCAACATAATGCAGATGGTAAACAGTGGACACTCAAGCTGAAAAAAGGCTTAAAATTTTCCGATGGCTCACCGTTAACGGCAAAAGATGTTGTATTTACCTATAACAATGCTGCGGCAAGTGGCGGTAAGGTGGACATGGGGAATTTTGCCAAAGCAGAGGAAATTGACCCACTCACCGTAAAAATCACCTTATCTTCCCCACAAAGTACCTTTATTAATGTACTTGGTTCGTTAGGGATTGTTTGTGCCGATAAATATGATGCGAAAACCTATGCACATAACCCAATTGGCGCAGGTCCTTATCGTTTAGTTGCATTCCAGCCGGGGCAGCAACTGATTGTCGAGCAAAATCCGTATTATGCAGGGCCAAAAAATGACTTTGGTAAAATGGTCTTTGTTTTCCTTGATGAAGATGCGGCCTTTGCGGCGGCACAAAGCAATCAACTGGAAATTGTTCGTATCCCTGCTGCGGTAGCGGCGAATGCTAATGATGTGAAAAACATGAAATTGGTTGAGCGCTATAGCGTGGAAAACCGCGGCATTTCTTTCCCAATTCCACCTGCCGGTGAGAAAGATGCTCAAGGTAACCCTATCGGTAACGACATCACTTCAGATGTTGCTGTCCGTAAAGCCATTAACTATGCTCTTGACCGTAAACTATTGGCGGAATCTGTGTTGGAAGGCTTTGCCGTACCGGCTTATACCGGCGTTGCAGGGCTGCCATGGAATAGCCCAGACTCCGCTTTTAAAGATGGTGATCTTGAAAAAGCGAAATCCATTTTAGAAGATGCGGGATGGAAGCTGAATAAAGAGGGCTTACGTGAGAAAAATGGCAAAGTGGCAAAACTGACATTATGGTATGCCAGTGGTGATACCACACGTCGAGACCTTGCGCAGGCAATCCGTTCAAGCTTAAAACCGATTGGTATCGAGATGGATTTAAAATCGGGGAGCTGGGAAACCGTTGAGCTACACATGCATGCTAACCCAACACTTTTTGGTTGGGGAAGCTTAGACCCGATGGAAATTGTCCATAATTACAGTAGCAAAGCAGCAGGTGTTGGCTTTTATAACCCTGGTTATTATAAAAATGCAGCCGTTGATGAGGTAATCGAAAAAGCGTTAGCACAAGCTGACCAAGGCGCGGCGATTCCGTTATGGCAGCAAGTAGATTGGAACGGTAGCACGGGTGTTGGTATTAAAGGTGATGCTCCATGGGCTTGGTTGATGAACCTACAACATATTTATTTACTGAATAATTGTGTTGATTTAGGTACCAGTGCTCCTGAAATTCACGGATCTTGGTCGGTGTTAAATAATGTCGATGAATGGGCGTGGACCTGTCAGTAA
- the gsiC_1 gene encoding Glutathione transport system permease protein gsiC, protein MRTALGLLLRFFGLLTVTAAGIFILLSYSPIDPIKAYIGNDLLHVPPEQYALIAARWGLDQPLWVQFWRWFSQVLQGDLGYSMLYNTPVIQVIADRLVPSLALLICAWLFSGIVGFALGLVAGRYLNRWPDKLISTLCYLLASIPVFWVGLLLLSLFAVTLQWAPICCAWPIGLDEQTATFSQKLHHLILPVIALGMLGVGNIALHTRAKVVEVMSSEFIHYARAQGDNGWSMMGFHVLKHAITPAICLQFASVGELLSGALLAEKVFAYPGLGQATIDAGLRGDIPLLMGIVMLCATLIFLSNTVADSLLKKVNKGVMRGS, encoded by the coding sequence ATGCGAACTGCACTTGGGCTTTTATTGCGATTTTTTGGTTTATTAACCGTAACGGCAGCGGGGATTTTTATCCTGCTGAGTTACTCGCCTATCGACCCAATAAAAGCCTATATTGGCAATGACTTACTGCACGTGCCTCCTGAGCAATATGCGCTAATTGCTGCGCGATGGGGGCTTGATCAGCCTTTATGGGTACAGTTCTGGCGTTGGTTTTCACAAGTATTACAGGGGGATTTGGGCTATTCCATGCTCTATAATACCCCTGTAATTCAAGTGATTGCTGACCGCCTTGTGCCTTCTTTAGCATTGCTTATTTGTGCTTGGTTGTTTTCTGGTATTGTGGGTTTTGCGCTAGGGTTAGTCGCTGGGCGTTATTTAAACCGCTGGCCAGACAAACTTATCTCAACATTATGCTATTTACTTGCTTCAATTCCTGTTTTTTGGGTCGGTTTGCTGTTGCTGTCTTTGTTCGCGGTGACATTACAATGGGCTCCAATATGCTGCGCTTGGCCGATAGGCTTGGATGAGCAAACGGCAACTTTTTCACAGAAACTTCACCACCTAATTTTGCCTGTAATTGCGTTGGGTATGCTAGGCGTGGGTAATATCGCATTGCATACACGAGCCAAAGTTGTTGAGGTGATGAGCAGTGAATTTATTCATTACGCACGGGCTCAAGGGGATAATGGCTGGTCAATGATGGGTTTCCACGTGTTGAAACATGCCATCACCCCCGCAATTTGTTTGCAGTTTGCTTCTGTAGGTGAATTATTGAGCGGGGCATTGCTAGCTGAAAAAGTATTTGCCTATCCAGGCTTAGGTCAGGCAACGATAGATGCGGGGCTACGTGGAGATATTCCCTTGTTGATGGGGATCGTCATGTTATGCGCTACGCTAATATTTTTAAGCAATACGGTAGCAGACAGCCTGCTAAAAAAAGTGAATAAGGGAGTGATGAGAGGATCATGA
- the ureC_1 gene encoding Urease subunit alpha, giving the protein MKTISRQAYADMFGPTTGDRLRLADTALFLEIEKDFTTYGEEVKFGGGKVIRDGMGQSQVTSDQCVDVLITNAIILDHWGIVKADIGIKNGRIAGIGKAGNPDVQPNVDIVIGPGTEVVAGEGKIITAGGVDTHIHFICPQQAEEGLVSGVTTFIGGGTGPVAGTNATTVTPGIWNMYRMLEAVDELPINVGLFGKGCVSQPEAIREQIEAGAIGLKIHEDWGATPMAIHNCLNVADEMDVQVAIHSDTLNEGGFYEETVKAIAGRVIHVFHTEGAGGGHAPDVIKSVGEPNILPASTNPTMPYTINTVDEHLDMLMVCHHLDPSIPEDVAFAESRIRRETIAAEDILHDMGAISVMSSDSQAMGRVGEVITRTWQCAHKMKLQRGTLEGDTLDSDNNRIKRYVAKYTINPAIAHGIAHEVGSVEIGKLADIVLWDPAFFGIKPALIMKGGMVAYAPMGDINAAIPTPQPVHYRPDVWSVR; this is encoded by the coding sequence ATGAAAACAATCTCTCGTCAAGCGTATGCGGATATGTTTGGTCCCACAACCGGTGACCGCTTGCGCTTAGCTGATACAGCATTATTTCTAGAGATCGAAAAAGATTTCACCACCTATGGTGAAGAGGTCAAATTTGGTGGCGGTAAAGTTATTCGTGACGGCATGGGTCAAAGCCAAGTCACCAGTGACCAGTGTGTCGATGTGTTAATCACTAATGCCATTATTTTAGATCACTGGGGCATTGTTAAAGCGGATATCGGAATTAAAAACGGCCGTATTGCGGGGATTGGTAAAGCAGGCAACCCCGATGTTCAACCCAATGTCGATATCGTTATCGGCCCCGGTACAGAAGTGGTTGCTGGTGAAGGTAAAATTATCACCGCGGGTGGCGTTGATACTCACATTCATTTTATTTGCCCACAACAGGCAGAAGAAGGTCTGGTTTCCGGTGTTACCACCTTTATAGGTGGTGGAACTGGCCCTGTTGCTGGTACTAATGCCACGACCGTCACCCCTGGTATTTGGAATATGTACCGCATGTTAGAAGCCGTTGATGAACTGCCGATCAACGTAGGGCTATTTGGTAAAGGCTGTGTCAGTCAGCCCGAAGCGATTCGCGAACAGATCGAAGCGGGCGCAATAGGCTTAAAAATTCACGAAGACTGGGGCGCTACCCCAATGGCTATTCACAACTGCTTGAATGTGGCGGATGAAATGGATGTGCAAGTGGCTATCCATTCAGATACGCTGAATGAAGGCGGTTTTTATGAAGAAACCGTGAAAGCTATTGCAGGGCGAGTGATCCACGTATTCCATACCGAAGGTGCTGGCGGTGGCCATGCCCCTGACGTCATCAAATCCGTTGGAGAACCGAATATTCTGCCAGCGTCGACCAATCCAACGATGCCATACACCATCAATACCGTTGATGAGCACTTGGATATGTTAATGGTTTGCCACCACTTAGACCCATCGATTCCAGAAGATGTGGCTTTTGCTGAGTCTCGAATTCGCCGTGAAACCATTGCTGCGGAGGATATTTTGCACGATATGGGTGCAATTTCTGTGATGTCTTCAGACTCACAAGCCATGGGACGCGTTGGCGAAGTGATTACTCGTACTTGGCAATGCGCTCATAAAATGAAATTACAGCGCGGGACGTTAGAAGGCGACACTCTCGATAGCGACAATAACCGTATCAAACGCTATGTGGCGAAATATACCATTAACCCCGCTATCGCCCACGGTATCGCCCATGAAGTCGGTTCGGTAGAAATCGGCAAATTAGCTGATATCGTGTTATGGGACCCTGCATTTTTTGGTATCAAACCCGCCCTTATCATGAAAGGGGGAATGGTCGCTTATGCGCCAATGGGCGATATTAACGCTGCGATCCCGACGCCACAGCCAGTACATTACCGGCCCGATGTTTGGAGCGTTAGGTAA